Genomic window (Drosophila sulfurigaster albostrigata strain 15112-1811.04 chromosome 2R, ASM2355843v2, whole genome shotgun sequence):
TAGACTGAGATTGAGATTAGGAATGGTAGCTGCTGTtggagttgttgctgtgttgtgttccACCTTGGGTGACAACTTGGAGTTGAAGAGTGCCAAGAGATTGAGCTGATGCACCATGTTGTTGGTGGAGTAACCACCGCTGTTGTTGGTCACTGGTGAGGCAGGATCTGTGCCGGCAGAGCGAACATCTTCGGTGTGAAGGCCGTTGCGCTTGAGAAACTCGACCAAGGCGATCTTCTCGAGCAGCGCTTCGTTGTGGGAACTGTAATCCATGGCTGGAAATGGCAGACCGCTGAATCCGCCCAGCTCATCGTAGCCTGGCATTGTGGCGAACTttggcggcagcagctgtAGCTCTAGTTTGGCGCGTTTTTCGGGCGGTGTATCGAGACCGTGTGTGGCCAGCTGTTGGCCCAAATTGTCGCTGCCCAATTGGCGGCACATAAACCGTaacttttgctcatttttACACCAGCCACGGAGTGTGGACTCTGGTACACCAATGTCCCGGGATACACTTGCTTTCGTCTCGCCATTATGAATGCGTTGAATGGCACGGACTTTGTCGTTTGGCGTTAGATTCCGCAACGGTCGCTTGCCCCGTGTGCTCATGCGAATGTTCATGTGCTGATAGGCTGAGATATCCATTTTGCGATTCGTTCAATTTCTATTTGCTGTCGCGCGAATCGCCAAAGTTTACGCACCAAGAAAAGCAACAATGTGTGAACTGCGATTGCGAATGCGACTACGatttgcgattgcgattgcgactgcggGCAAAGTGTTGTGCACTCTTCGGATTAACAGAAGGATGTGATTTGGTTTCAGCGGACGTCGTCCTATCGAAGCTTTATCGCTGCGACAGCGAGTTCAAGGCGATTGCGGCGAAAAGAGAGCCGACTCCAAAAACCGCCTGCCAGCCAAACCACTtactcactctcactctcgcgCTCACACATACTAACGCACGCACCCACCCCACAACCGCTCGCTCTCTGactctcgctgtctctctctgtgtgagGTGAGAGCATAAAATAAGAACAGTGCAagagcaaagcagcaacaacttgttACTCTTGTCACTTTGAATTCGCTTGGCGCAAACTCAGTTTGCAAGGAGTTGATGGGAACAGTATTGTAAGGTAAGCCAAGTCTTAGTCGCCTTAACTCTTGTTTTGGGTACGGCTCAATCGAGTTCGatttctctctcacacacacaagcacagaCTCAACCAAACTGTCTCTTAACTTTGAAGACAGAAACTTTGGTAATGCATTTGATTTGGATTTCCTTCTATCTATTTCTCACCTCGCAATCCACACTTGTGGTCATCAAGTGTCCAACTTTTTCCACATGGATGTAAGTGCACGAGTGTCGACAATATTACAAATCCACACCTCGTTTCTTTAATGCTGCACTAGAAttctaaatttgtattattgcaTAATCATTAGattacaaattcaaaaaaGGAATTACTGCTGTATGCAGTCAttcaataaaacataaaaattatctACACTTTAGCTAAAATTCGAAATTACCTTAAGGCGTTCCTCAGAAAAGGCACTTTAATAAGTTAAATCGTCTTTTAAAAACTAAGCAAAGTAAATAGCTatcttataatatttttagagtTTATACAGCATTCGTTCATTTCCCTTCATGTTTATCTTTTAGAATGCAAACGTTCTCTACACTAAAATGACTAAATTACCAAATATGCTTACGATTATTTGGCTTATTGTTGAACAAATTGTTATACATATGTTGTTTTTACGTTTTTACATATAGTTTTTATAATGCCTTTTATAATATATCTCCTTTGTTTACTATATTAATGGTGATATGATTATTCGAGAAAGTAGAACgagttttgttgtgtttaaaTTAGAGCGGAAATGAAATTTTGGCGCCCAACATGAACACATCGATATAGATGAGTTCGCCTAGTATGGACAATTCgtaaaatatcgatatatcggtATTTCTCTTATACCTTCCGATGGGAAGGTAgtgttaaatttgaaaatcgcGGTTaatcgtaataataatagGAGGTACGTATATAAGTTGGATTGGCTATATATATACTCACCAAATTGccatattttattcataatgaATGCAAACTTAGTTTAAAGGACGTCGAAATAATACATCGTCTAGGGAGACGTGACAAAGCGCCATCTAGTGTACGGGAGTAGAATAACACGCCCTGATTACTTCCACGGTCgagctaaattaaaaaatttaaacataatttgcACATTGcattggttttattttgtaatccttatgaaattcattttatattatttaatttaaactataTACAGAAATATTTCGCATATTAAGTGTGATAATATTCGTCTAAGAGTTTGGGtgtttttatgaaaataaacacCTCGACTCGTCTCCAAATCAATTAAATCCTGGCTCCCTAATACTGTTATTcgactgcaaaacaaaattcgtAAAAACTACCTAATTTGAATATACAGACacacaaatgaattttaaCATATGAACTTATGTTAGTAATTATACAATATTGTCGAATATTCTCCACAATTACATTAAAGAATGTTCAGCAGATTGGAACCGGGCTATTACTATGTCATTCAAATTTTACGTTTAAGAATTAAGTATATACGTTAGATTAATATACGATCAATCTCATCTCCAATGAAATGATCAGAACCATCCATCGTTGGTTTCTATTACACTAAGTTTTCATCTTGTCTTTATTGTTTTAaccccatttttttttttttttttttgttaaggaTATACTCGcatgtatttacatatgcaaTATACGATATTataaaatgcgaaatgaaatcaatcaTTAAGTCTTATGCAATAATCCCATTAAATGTAactattaaattgttattggtagtatctgtatctcatctcatctcatctcattcCATCTCAGTGAATATGTGTttacaagtatattttgtgcacGTACTCGTTTTGAATTGAATAGTTTTGATAagtggaaattaaaaatgggttatgattacaaattattgcaaataaatttttgggAAATAAGTCTGCTGACGATACATTTCAGAATTCTTACATATGTAAAAGTGCACATCTGACATAGAAATCGCTTACATAAGAAATGTTGAATTTATTCGGTATTTTGTGCATATATCATCGTATgttatatttgctatatactattttaatGGTTGTGCTT
Coding sequences:
- the LOC133839589 gene encoding protein distal antenna-related, coding for MDISAYQHMNIRMSTRGKRPLRNLTPNDKVRAIQRIHNGETKASVSRDIGVPESTLRGWCKNEQKLRFMCRQLGSDNLGQQLATHGLDTPPEKRAKLELQLLPPKFATMPGYDELGGFSGLPFPAMDYSSHNEALLEKIALVEFLKRNGLHTEDVRSAGTDPASPVTNNSGGYSTNNMVHQLNLLALFNSKLSPKVEHNTATTPTAATIPNLNLSLNSKTTDIQSDKTKKYNCPLLSVKNWAKDPAKSTQMPFAQPPYSNDSNNNDIEGRVTTTSTPTPEIVPLTVPVPPQLQDAEAQAQGQGQGALLDWCKMFSASLNFFAFAAAAASMHPGAAGAATGTPLGSEPDLHGFNDVLLKRLSPSVHSESSKESYYDSEPEDLSVRSCASKVSSPANSRSQSPDKSSTSSTSIHSDGEQ